From one Lolium rigidum isolate FL_2022 chromosome 4, APGP_CSIRO_Lrig_0.1, whole genome shotgun sequence genomic stretch:
- the LOC124649667 gene encoding non-specific lipid-transfer protein 2-like — translation MKPVQLLLAFLAVWAVVVLMVAPAGAQAATCNAMQLTPCAGAIVGNAAPSAACCSRLKAQQPCMCQYARDPNLKQYVDSANGKKVMAACKVPIPSC, via the coding sequence ATGAAGCCGGTTCAGCTCCTGCTAGCCTTCCTGGCCGTCTGGGCggtggtggtgctgatggtggcgcCGGCGGGCGCGCAGGCGGCGACGTGCAACGCGATGCAGCTGACGCCGTGCGCGGGCGCCATCGTCGGGAACGCGGCGCCCAGCGCGGCGTGCTGCAGCAGGTTGAAGGCCCAGCAGCCGTGCATGTGCCAATACGCGCGCGACCCCAACCTGAAGCAGTACGTCGACTCCGCCAACGGCAAGAAGGTCATGGCCGCCTGCAAGGTGCCCATCCCATCCTGCTAA
- the LOC124707179 gene encoding phytochrome-associated serine/threonine-protein phosphatase-like, which translates to MDLDLWIVKVKEGQHLAEHELQSLCEYVKEILIEESNVQPVNSPVTVCGDIHGQFHDLMKLFATGGHVPETNYIFMGDFVDRGFNSLEVFTILLLLKARYPGHITLLRGNHESRQLTQVYGFYDECQRKYGNANAWRYCTDVFDYLTLSAIINGSVLCVHGGLSPDVRTIDQMRIIDRNCEIPHEGPFCDLMWSDPEEIETWGVSPRGAGWLFGSRVTTEFNHVNNLELVCRAHQLVQEGLKYMFQDKGLVTVWSAPNYCYRCGNVASILSFGENMEREVKFFTETDENNQMRGPRTSVPYFL; encoded by the exons ATGGATTTGGATCTGTGGATCGTCAAGGTCAAAGAGGGGCAGCACCTCGCCGAGCACGAGCTCCAGTCCCTCTGCGAATAC GTGAAGGAGATCCTCATCGAGGAGTCCAACGTGCAGCCGGTCAACAGCCCCGTGACGGTGTGCGGCGACATCCACGGCCAGTTCCACGACCTCATGAAGCTCTTCGCCACCGGAGGCCATGTCCCCGAGACCAACTACATATTTATG GGTGACTTTGTGGATCGCGGGTTCAACAGCCTTGAGGTCTTCACCATTCTTTTGCTCCTGAAAGCGAG GTATCCTGGCCACATAACTCTTCTGCGTGGAAACCATGAAAGCAGACAGTTGACGCAG GTGTATGGTTTTTATGATGAGTGTCAGAGGAAGTATGGGAATGCAAACGCATGGCGGTATTGCACTGATGTTTTTGATTACCTTACTCTTTCGGCAATCATTAATGGCTCG GTCCTCTGTGTTCATGGTGGCCTTTCACCTGATGTACGGACGATTGATCAG ATGCGGATAATTGATCGCAATTGCGAAATTCCTCATGAAGGACCTTTCTGTGATCTAATGTGGAGTGACCCAGAAGAGATAGAGACATGGGGTGTTAGTCCCCGTGGAGCAGGTTGGCTTTTTGGATCACGGGTGACAACAGAG TTCAACCATGTTAACAATCTTGAGTTAGTTTGCCGGGCTCATCAACTAGTCCAGGAAGGCCTAAAATACATGTTCCAAGACAAGGGTCTTGTAACT GTGTGGTCTGCACCTAATTATTGTTACAGATGTGGCAACGTTGCTTCTATACTGAGCTTCGGCGAAAATATG GAAAGAGAGGTCAAGTTCTTCACAGAGACTGACGAGAACAACCAAATGCGAGGGCCTAGGACCTCAGTCCCGTATTTTCTTTGA
- the LOC124649668 gene encoding reticulon-like protein B9, whose product MKSSKMSGAVVPHVRSDSESDDDRRPAPATTVRTIRRQRSIHRLLGGRKVADVLLWRNRNLSAGILAGAAVVWFLFDVAEYNAVTLLCHAVLLGMVLLFLWNVAAPLVDRAPPRIPEVIVSEHAFREAALTVHRKLEHSVAVLYDIACGRDLKKFLTVVGSLWVLAVIGDNCSFTTLLFVGFLCALTIPALYERYETEVDHLVAKGGDDLKKFYRKVDSNVLNKIPRGPVKRRVY is encoded by the exons ATGAAGAGCAGCAAGATGTCAGGAGCCGTGGTTCCTCACGTCCGGAGCGACTCCGAGTCCGACGATGACCGCCGACCAGCGCCGGCGACGACGGTCCGGACGATCCGTAGGCAGCGATCGATCCACAGGCTCCTCGGCGGCAGGAAAG TGGCGGACGTGCTGCTGTGGAGGAACAGGAACCTGTCGGCGGGgatcctcgccggcgccgccgtggtGTGGTTCCTCTTCGACGTGGCCGAGTACAACGCGGTGACGCTGCTCTGCCACGCCGTGCTCCTCGGGATGGTCCTCCTCTTCCTGTGGAACGTCGCCGCGCCGCTCGTCGACAG GGCTCCTCCACGTATCCCAGAGGTGATCGTCTCAGAGCACGCCTTCAGGGAAGCCGCTCTGACGGTGCACCGCAAGCTGGAGCACTCTGTGGCAGTGCTCTATGACATCGCGTGTGGGAGAGATCTCAAGAAGTTCCTCACG GTGGTTGGATCTCTGTGGGTGCTGGCCGTGATCGGAGACAACTGCAGCTTCACAACTCTGTTGTTCGTTG GATTTCTATGTGCTCTCACCATCCCGGCGTTGTACGAGAGGTACGAGACCGAGGTGGACCATCTGGTGGCCAAGGGcggcgacgacctcaagaagttcTACAGGAAGGTGGACTCCAATGTGCTCAACAAGATACCAAGAGGCCCTGTCAAGAGAAGAGTTTACTAA